One segment of Paraburkholderia sp. PREW-6R DNA contains the following:
- a CDS encoding 2OG-Fe(II) oxygenase — protein MPVVDPAWEEWLSSNAARGCTMDSMIDAMVQAGFAGEAAREAVGRAFGLATAGAANASSASGAPVASEARVARSEPRLYEYDDMPVASGNVIRAQDRDVRVMMRCARPQIIVFADVLSHDECDEMIERSRHRLKRSTTVNPATGKEDVIRNRTSEGVWYQRGEDPFIERLDKRISSLMNWPVENGEGLQILHYGTAGEYRPHFDYFPPDQPGSAVHTARGGQRVATLVIYLNDVPDGGETIFPDAGLSVAAQKGGAVYFRYMNGQRQLDPLTLHGGAPVLGGDKWIMTKWMRERAYG, from the coding sequence ATGCCAGTAGTCGATCCCGCATGGGAGGAATGGCTCAGCAGCAATGCCGCGCGCGGCTGCACGATGGATTCAATGATCGACGCGATGGTTCAGGCCGGCTTCGCGGGCGAAGCGGCGCGCGAAGCCGTCGGCCGGGCTTTTGGATTGGCTACTGCGGGCGCGGCGAACGCGTCGTCGGCGAGCGGCGCGCCCGTTGCGTCTGAAGCGCGTGTCGCACGGAGCGAGCCCCGCCTTTACGAATACGACGACATGCCGGTTGCAAGCGGCAACGTGATCCGCGCGCAGGATCGAGACGTCCGCGTGATGATGCGCTGCGCCAGGCCGCAGATCATCGTCTTCGCGGATGTTCTGTCACACGACGAGTGTGACGAGATGATCGAACGCTCGCGGCATCGGCTTAAACGGTCTACCACAGTGAATCCGGCCACCGGCAAGGAGGACGTGATCCGCAATCGCACCAGCGAAGGGGTCTGGTATCAGCGGGGCGAAGATCCGTTCATCGAGCGCCTCGACAAACGCATTTCCAGCCTGATGAACTGGCCAGTCGAAAACGGTGAGGGGCTGCAGATCCTGCACTACGGCACCGCCGGCGAATATCGTCCGCATTTCGATTACTTTCCGCCGGATCAGCCGGGCAGTGCCGTGCATACCGCGCGGGGCGGTCAGCGTGTGGCGACGCTCGTCATCTATCTGAACGATGTGCCCGACGGCGGCGAGACGATTTTTCCGGACGCGGGTCTGTCGGTCGCCGCGCAAAAGGGCGGCGCGGTGTATTTCCGCTACATGAACGGCCAGCGGCAGCTCGATCCGCTGACTTTGCACGGCGGCGCGCCGGTGCTCGGTGGCGACAAGTGGATCATGACGAAGTGGATGCGCGAACGCGCATACGGATAA
- the prpR gene encoding propionate catabolism operon regulatory protein PrpR codes for MVTRTVFEPYAGQPGVAWVSISRLHALCESVAPRYAQRARFFPVREGYGAAVAALQAYVDAGSVDVVLAAGSNGAYLRDNLSVPVVMVNVNGFDVLGAITRATSTWPQASIGLVLHESIAPEMADLSGWLNVRLKQRAYRSIDDVRQAVADLAAQGCSVIIGPGMACDQAQQAGLESVFLYSLGAVEQAFERSVELAQVSRQKESKRVRLNTIVAHLRDGVAAFDDAGRVEAVNPAMLDLLGLDRNQDVPAQLAHAVGPLLRETLAHGRPIEERIEQIGGRSLIVNCLPIVEHGARAGSVVTVQDALVAQRIERSLRTSQRPKHLVARHHLDDLTGRSAALQRVRRLARAGAAHDATVLLTGESGTGKELVAQGIHNASPRRGCPFVAFNCAALPEGLIESELFGHEEGAFTGARRGGKPGLFEIAHTGTIFLDEIGEMPAALQSRLLRVLQEREVMKLGSGRATPVDVRVIAATHRNLHTLVEQGAFRADLYFRLNLLQIELPPLRERREDIVPLARHLLSREAAQYGLSAGALEQILGFLAPLFEHYAWPGNVRELENLLTRAAIYLQDATEVALLDRQAVFPEFGRMNGPTGTQPAPVTPTAAPANGRAVPRGTPAHADVVRALHEAGGNRAAASRALGIGRTTLWRLLKDARPASEGHSDSDSQG; via the coding sequence ATGGTCACGCGAACTGTCTTCGAACCCTACGCAGGCCAGCCAGGTGTTGCATGGGTAAGTATCAGCCGTTTGCATGCGCTCTGCGAAAGCGTCGCGCCGCGTTATGCGCAGCGTGCGCGCTTCTTTCCCGTCCGTGAGGGCTACGGCGCGGCGGTAGCGGCGCTGCAGGCCTATGTGGACGCCGGTTCCGTCGACGTCGTGCTGGCGGCGGGCTCGAACGGCGCCTATCTGCGCGACAACCTGAGTGTGCCCGTCGTGATGGTCAACGTGAACGGCTTCGACGTGCTCGGCGCGATCACGCGCGCGACCAGCACGTGGCCGCAGGCGTCGATCGGGCTGGTGCTGCACGAATCGATCGCGCCCGAAATGGCCGACCTGAGCGGCTGGCTGAACGTTCGCCTGAAACAGCGCGCGTACCGTTCTATCGACGACGTACGCCAGGCCGTCGCCGACCTTGCCGCACAGGGCTGCAGCGTGATCATCGGGCCGGGCATGGCGTGTGATCAGGCGCAGCAGGCGGGCCTGGAAAGCGTGTTTCTTTACTCGCTTGGCGCGGTGGAGCAGGCGTTCGAGCGTTCCGTGGAACTGGCGCAGGTGAGCCGACAGAAGGAATCGAAACGCGTGCGCCTCAATACGATCGTCGCCCATCTGCGCGACGGCGTAGCCGCTTTCGACGATGCGGGCCGCGTGGAAGCGGTGAATCCGGCCATGCTCGATCTGCTCGGTCTGGACCGCAATCAGGACGTGCCTGCGCAACTCGCGCATGCAGTCGGCCCGCTGCTTCGTGAGACGCTCGCTCACGGCCGGCCGATCGAGGAGCGGATAGAACAGATCGGCGGCCGCTCGCTGATCGTCAATTGCCTGCCGATCGTCGAACACGGCGCGCGCGCCGGCTCGGTCGTGACGGTGCAGGACGCGCTCGTGGCGCAGCGCATCGAGCGGTCCCTGCGCACGAGCCAGCGGCCAAAGCACTTGGTTGCACGGCATCATCTGGATGATCTGACCGGCCGCTCGGCGGCGCTGCAACGGGTGCGGCGGCTCGCTCGGGCCGGCGCGGCGCATGATGCGACCGTGCTGCTCACCGGCGAAAGCGGCACCGGCAAGGAACTGGTGGCGCAGGGCATTCATAACGCGAGCCCGCGGCGCGGCTGCCCATTCGTCGCGTTCAACTGCGCAGCGCTGCCCGAAGGGCTGATCGAAAGCGAGCTGTTCGGCCACGAGGAAGGCGCGTTCACCGGCGCGCGGCGCGGCGGCAAACCCGGGCTTTTCGAAATCGCCCACACCGGCACCATTTTTCTCGACGAGATAGGCGAGATGCCGGCGGCGCTCCAAAGCCGCCTTCTGCGTGTGCTGCAGGAGCGCGAAGTGATGAAGCTCGGTTCCGGCCGCGCGACGCCTGTCGACGTGCGCGTCATCGCCGCCACCCACCGCAATCTTCATACACTCGTGGAACAGGGCGCTTTTCGCGCGGATCTGTATTTTCGTCTGAATCTGCTTCAGATAGAATTGCCGCCGCTGCGTGAACGTCGGGAGGATATCGTTCCGCTGGCGCGGCATCTGTTGAGCCGCGAGGCGGCGCAATATGGTCTGTCGGCGGGCGCGCTCGAACAGATTCTCGGGTTTCTTGCGCCGCTTTTCGAGCACTACGCATGGCCGGGAAATGTGCGCGAGTTGGAGAACCTTCTGACGCGGGCCGCGATCTACCTGCAGGACGCGACTGAAGTCGCGTTGCTGGATCGGCAGGCGGTATTCCCGGAATTTGGGCGGATGAACGGCCCAACCGGCACGCAGCCGGCGCCGGTCACACCAACGGCCGCACCCGCGAACGGCCGCGCCGTGCCGCGCGGCACACCGGCCCATGCGGACGTGGTGCGCGCGTTGCACGAAGCGGGCGGCAATCGCGCCGCCGCGAGCCGCGCGTTGGGAATCGGCCGCACGACACTCTGGCGGCTCCTCAAAGATGCCCGACCCGCTTCGGAAGGCCATTCAGACAGCGATAGTCAGGGATAG
- a CDS encoding MFS transporter, giving the protein MSDSPSRNAYAAWLPYIVAATFFMEYLDTTVIATALPQMAHSFGVGPNSLSLGMTAYMLALAIFIPASGWVADRCGSRSVFFTAIGVFTVASVLCGLSQNVAEFTAARLLQGLGGAMMVPVGRLIVVRSTEKSRMMQAISTITWPAIAAPVVGPPIGGFITTYASWRWIFLLNVPFGLAAMAVALAIVPNLRGAERKPLDVVGLLLSGTTLTAILYGAELASQPGENPWIAGAVIVGGLLMGVVAFQHAKRHPHPLIDVSTLKIPTFSVTVVTGSFTRIGIGAVPYLMPLLFQVGFGLSAFKSGLLLLASALGNLGMKALTTRILQRYGFRMVSIVDVTVAGIFIVACGLLTPNVPLALVLFVVFMYGVARSMQFSTLATLAYADVAQPQMSAASTLWSAAAQMTIGLGIAFGAVSLRAAAFFNGETTGRVFTLDDFRLAFLLAGVLTLVSVTGYMGLARDAGQSIGGGSRGSEGPAKG; this is encoded by the coding sequence ATGAGCGATAGCCCGAGCCGCAACGCGTACGCCGCCTGGCTGCCCTACATTGTCGCGGCGACGTTCTTCATGGAGTATCTCGACACCACGGTGATCGCCACGGCGCTGCCGCAAATGGCGCACTCGTTCGGCGTCGGCCCGAACAGCCTGAGCCTCGGGATGACCGCCTACATGCTGGCGCTCGCCATTTTCATTCCGGCGAGCGGCTGGGTCGCCGACCGCTGCGGTTCGCGCAGCGTGTTCTTCACCGCAATCGGCGTGTTCACGGTGGCCTCCGTGTTGTGCGGTCTGTCGCAGAACGTCGCTGAATTCACCGCCGCGCGGCTGTTGCAAGGGCTGGGCGGCGCGATGATGGTGCCCGTCGGACGTCTGATCGTCGTGCGCAGTACCGAAAAGAGCCGGATGATGCAGGCGATCTCCACGATCACGTGGCCGGCGATCGCCGCGCCGGTCGTCGGACCGCCGATCGGCGGCTTCATCACCACTTACGCGTCGTGGCGCTGGATCTTCCTGCTCAACGTGCCGTTCGGTCTTGCCGCCATGGCCGTGGCGCTCGCCATCGTGCCGAACCTGCGCGGCGCCGAGCGCAAGCCGCTCGACGTGGTCGGCCTGCTGCTCAGCGGCACGACGCTCACCGCGATCCTGTACGGCGCCGAGCTCGCGAGCCAGCCCGGCGAGAACCCGTGGATCGCCGGCGCGGTGATCGTGGGCGGCCTGCTGATGGGCGTGGTGGCTTTCCAGCATGCGAAGCGCCATCCGCATCCGCTGATCGACGTCTCGACACTCAAGATTCCCACCTTCTCGGTGACGGTGGTGACGGGTTCGTTCACCCGTATCGGTATAGGCGCGGTGCCGTATCTGATGCCGCTGCTGTTTCAGGTGGGCTTCGGCCTGTCGGCGTTCAAATCCGGCCTGCTGCTGCTCGCAAGCGCGCTGGGCAATCTCGGCATGAAGGCGCTGACCACGCGCATCCTGCAACGTTACGGCTTCCGTATGGTGTCGATCGTCGACGTGACGGTCGCCGGCATTTTTATCGTCGCATGCGGGCTGTTGACGCCGAATGTGCCACTCGCACTCGTGCTCTTCGTCGTGTTCATGTACGGCGTGGCGCGTTCGATGCAGTTCTCCACGCTCGCCACCCTCGCCTACGCCGACGTCGCGCAGCCGCAAATGAGCGCGGCCAGTACGCTGTGGAGCGCGGCCGCGCAGATGACGATCGGTCTGGGCATCGCATTCGGCGCGGTGTCGCTGCGCGCGGCCGCGTTCTTCAACGGCGAGACCACGGGCCGCGTGTTCACGCTCGACGACTTTCGGCTCGCGTTCCTGCTGGCCGGCGTGCTGACGCTCGTTTCGGTGACCGGCTACATGGGGCTTGCACGCGACGCGGGACAGAGCATCGGCGGCGGCTCGCGCGGCAGCGAAGGACCGGCGAAAGGCTAG
- a CDS encoding oxaloacetate decarboxylase, whose amino-acid sequence MSTTAARRAAFRAKVNERRGLLVPGAFNAMSARVIEDAGFEAIYITGAGVTNMSLGLPDLGFIGLAEVAEHTARIRDAVALPLIVDADTGFGNALNVRQTVRVLERSGADMIQFEDQIMPKKCGHFSGKEVVSASEMVGKIRAAVDAREDGNLQIMARTDAAAVHGIEDAIERGHRFIEAGADVLFIEATESLADIERLPSLFDTPQLINIVIGGKTPVQSREALAGLGYGIVLYANAALQGAVLGMQRALGTLKSNGRLDEDATLVAPFSERQRLVNKPLYDKLDREYAAKD is encoded by the coding sequence ATGAGCACCACTGCTGCACGCCGCGCCGCTTTCCGCGCCAAAGTCAACGAACGCCGGGGCTTGCTCGTGCCGGGCGCCTTTAACGCCATGAGCGCACGCGTGATCGAAGACGCCGGTTTCGAGGCGATCTATATCACTGGCGCCGGTGTGACCAATATGTCGCTCGGTCTGCCCGATCTAGGGTTCATTGGTCTTGCCGAAGTCGCCGAGCACACCGCGCGGATTCGCGACGCGGTCGCGCTGCCGCTGATCGTCGATGCCGACACCGGCTTCGGCAACGCTTTGAACGTGCGCCAGACGGTGCGCGTGCTGGAGCGCAGCGGCGCCGACATGATCCAGTTCGAAGACCAGATCATGCCGAAGAAGTGCGGCCATTTCTCCGGCAAGGAAGTGGTCAGCGCAAGCGAGATGGTGGGCAAGATCCGCGCGGCCGTCGACGCCCGCGAAGACGGCAACCTGCAGATCATGGCCCGTACGGACGCGGCCGCGGTTCATGGCATCGAGGATGCGATCGAGCGCGGCCACCGTTTCATCGAAGCCGGTGCGGACGTGCTGTTCATCGAGGCCACGGAATCGCTCGCCGACATCGAACGTCTGCCCTCGCTGTTCGACACGCCGCAACTCATCAACATCGTGATTGGCGGCAAAACGCCCGTGCAGTCACGCGAGGCGCTCGCCGGACTGGGCTACGGAATCGTCCTGTACGCGAATGCCGCGCTGCAGGGGGCGGTGCTCGGCATGCAGCGCGCGCTCGGCACGCTGAAAAGCAATGGCCGCCTCGACGAGGACGCCACCCTGGTCGCGCCGTTCAGCGAACGCCAGCGCCTCGTCAACAAACCGCTATACGACAAGCTCGACCGCGAGTACGCAGCAAAGGACTGA